A single genomic interval of Mycolicibacterium sp. MU0053 harbors:
- the ybeY gene encoding rRNA maturation RNase YbeY, which yields MSIEVSNESGLDVSEEELISVARFVIDKMDVNPGAELSMVLLDTAAMADLHMRWMDLPGPTDVMSFPMDELEPGGRPDAPEVGPSMLGDIVLCPQFAAEQAKNAGHDVEHELALLTVHGVLHLLGYDHGEPDEEKEMFALQRQLLEDWYHDQAQLYRRNVQAERDSSLLGKSQHFLSPPADDQL from the coding sequence GTGAGCATCGAGGTGTCCAACGAATCCGGGCTCGACGTCTCCGAGGAGGAGCTCATCAGCGTCGCCCGCTTCGTGATCGACAAGATGGACGTCAACCCGGGCGCGGAGCTGTCGATGGTGCTGCTCGACACCGCCGCGATGGCCGATCTGCACATGCGGTGGATGGATCTGCCGGGGCCCACCGACGTGATGAGCTTCCCGATGGATGAGCTGGAACCGGGCGGCCGGCCCGATGCGCCCGAAGTGGGTCCGTCGATGCTCGGCGACATCGTGCTGTGCCCGCAGTTCGCCGCCGAGCAGGCCAAGAACGCCGGCCACGACGTCGAACACGAGTTGGCGCTGCTGACCGTGCACGGGGTGCTCCACCTGCTGGGCTACGACCACGGCGAGCCTGACGAGGAGAAGGAGATGTTCGCATTGCAGCGTCAGCTGCTTGAGGACTGGTACCACGATCAGGCTCAGCTCTACCGGCGCAACGTGCAGGCCGAGCGCGACAGCAGCCTGCTGGGCAAGTCGCAGCACTTCCTGTCGCCGCCCGCCGACGATCAGCTGTGA
- a CDS encoding hemolysin family protein, producing MSELAPLLGAIALAVLGGFFAAIDAAISTVSIARIEEMVRDERPGAVRLARVVSERPRYINLVVLLRIACETTATVLLVEYLRDLMSVGWALLIAAAVMVVVSFVLIGVGPRTVGRQNAYTIALASALPLQGISLLLAPISRLLILLGNALTPGRGFRNGPFASEIELREVVDMAQQSGVVADDERRMIQSVFELGDTPAREVMVPRTEMVWIESDKNAGQATSLAVRSGHSRIPVIGENVDDIVGVVYLKDLVQQTYHSVTGGSETQIADLLRPAVFVPDSKRLDELLREMQRDRNHMVLLVDEYGAIAGLVTIEDVLEEIVGEIADEYDDDETAPVEDLGDQCYRVSTRLGIEDLGELYDGVEFEDDLDVDTVGGLLALELGRVPLPGAEVVSHGLRMRAEGGNDHRGRVRIGTVLVRPVEPQHDSNEESGDDE from the coding sequence GTGAGTGAACTGGCGCCGCTGCTGGGGGCGATCGCGCTGGCGGTGCTCGGCGGGTTTTTCGCCGCCATCGACGCGGCCATCAGCACGGTCTCCATCGCCCGCATCGAGGAGATGGTGCGGGACGAGCGGCCCGGCGCGGTCCGGCTGGCCCGGGTGGTCAGCGAACGCCCGCGCTACATCAACCTCGTGGTGCTGCTGCGCATCGCGTGCGAGACCACGGCCACGGTGTTGCTGGTGGAGTACCTCCGGGACCTGATGAGCGTCGGGTGGGCCCTGCTGATCGCGGCCGCGGTCATGGTGGTGGTGAGCTTCGTGTTGATCGGCGTGGGCCCGCGGACCGTGGGCCGTCAGAACGCTTACACCATTGCCCTGGCCTCCGCGCTTCCGCTGCAAGGGATTTCGTTGCTGCTGGCACCGATCAGCCGGCTGCTGATCCTGCTCGGCAACGCGCTGACTCCCGGGCGGGGCTTCCGCAACGGGCCGTTCGCCTCCGAGATCGAGTTGCGCGAGGTCGTCGATATGGCCCAGCAAAGCGGGGTGGTGGCCGACGACGAGCGCCGGATGATCCAGTCGGTGTTCGAACTCGGTGACACCCCGGCCCGTGAGGTGATGGTGCCCCGCACCGAGATGGTGTGGATCGAATCCGACAAGAACGCGGGCCAGGCCACCTCGTTGGCGGTGCGCAGCGGCCACTCGCGGATTCCGGTGATCGGCGAGAACGTCGACGACATCGTCGGCGTGGTGTATCTCAAAGACCTTGTCCAGCAGACGTATCACTCGGTCACCGGTGGCAGCGAAACGCAGATCGCGGACCTGCTGCGGCCCGCGGTGTTCGTTCCCGACTCCAAGCGGCTCGACGAATTGCTGCGCGAGATGCAGCGCGACCGCAATCACATGGTGTTGCTGGTCGACGAGTACGGCGCCATCGCGGGCCTGGTGACCATCGAGGATGTGCTCGAGGAGATCGTCGGCGAGATCGCCGACGAGTACGACGACGATGAGACGGCCCCCGTCGAGGACCTCGGTGATCAGTGTTACCGAGTTTCGACCCGGCTCGGCATCGAGGACCTCGGCGAACTGTATGACGGGGTGGAATTCGAGGACGACCTCGACGTGGACACCGTGGGCGGACTGCTGGCGTTGGAACTGGGCCGGGTGCCGTTGCCGGGAGCGGAGGTCGTCTCGCACGGGTTGCGGATGCGCGCCGAGGGCGGCAATGACCACCGAGGTCGGGTACGTATTGGCACGGTTCTGGTCAGACCCGTGGAACCGCAACATGATTCGAACGAGGAGTCCGGTGACGATGAGTAA
- the era gene encoding GTPase Era yields the protein MSEFRSGFVCFVGRPNTGKSTLTNALVGEKVAITSNRPQTTRHRIRGIVHRPDFQIVLVDTPGLHRPRTLLGQRLNDLVKDTYSEVDVIGLCIPADEKIGPGDRWILEQIRAVAPRTTLVVVVTKIDKITKDRIAEQLLAVSELVGPDVDIVPVSAVKAEQLDVLTNVLVGKLQPGPAFYPDGELTDEPEETLMAELIREAALEGVRDELPHSLAVVIDEVEERSNRPEDDPLIDVRAILYVERDSQKGIVIGKGGARLREVGTAARTQIEKLLGTKVYLELRVKVAKNWQRDPKQLGKLGF from the coding sequence ATGAGCGAATTCCGTTCCGGTTTCGTCTGTTTCGTCGGCCGGCCGAACACCGGGAAGTCGACGCTGACCAACGCACTGGTCGGTGAGAAGGTCGCGATCACCTCGAACCGGCCGCAGACCACGCGGCACCGGATCCGAGGCATCGTGCACCGCCCGGACTTTCAGATCGTGCTGGTGGACACCCCGGGTCTGCATCGGCCGCGCACCCTGCTGGGTCAGCGTCTCAATGACCTGGTCAAGGACACCTACTCCGAGGTCGATGTGATCGGGTTGTGCATCCCGGCCGACGAGAAGATCGGGCCGGGGGACCGCTGGATCCTCGAGCAGATCCGCGCGGTCGCACCGCGGACGACGCTGGTGGTCGTCGTCACCAAGATCGACAAGATCACCAAGGACCGCATCGCCGAGCAGTTGCTCGCGGTCAGCGAACTCGTCGGACCGGACGTCGACATCGTGCCGGTGTCGGCCGTCAAGGCCGAACAGCTCGACGTGCTCACCAACGTCCTGGTCGGCAAGCTGCAACCCGGCCCGGCGTTCTACCCGGACGGCGAGCTCACCGACGAGCCCGAGGAAACCCTGATGGCCGAGCTCATCCGGGAGGCCGCGCTCGAGGGTGTGCGCGACGAACTGCCGCACTCGTTGGCCGTCGTGATCGACGAGGTCGAGGAGCGTTCCAACCGCCCGGAGGACGATCCACTGATCGATGTGCGCGCGATCCTCTACGTCGAACGCGACAGCCAGAAGGGCATCGTCATCGGCAAGGGCGGTGCCCGACTGCGTGAGGTCGGCACGGCTGCGCGCACTCAGATCGAGAAGCTGCTGGGTACCAAGGTGTACCTGGAACTACGGGTCAAGGTGGCCAAGAACTGGCAACGCGACCCCAAACAGCTTGGCAAGCTGGGTTTTTAG
- a CDS encoding CAP domain-containing protein, which yields MRSIAVGSALGVVATMTFATIAAPPAAQADNRRLNDGVVANVSTMHERANCESKIRINPKLRLAAQWHTNDVLNNRALNDDLGSDGSTVADRARNAGYAGPVAQTVAINPALAINGVEILNQWWYRPDYHAIMFDCSNVDIGVWSANSLDRSVVVAVYGKGDGAEPVTAPPRQFGQRPPNHPR from the coding sequence ATGCGCAGCATCGCGGTGGGATCCGCACTGGGAGTTGTCGCGACGATGACCTTCGCCACGATCGCCGCGCCGCCGGCGGCGCAGGCCGACAACCGTCGGCTCAACGACGGCGTGGTGGCCAACGTCTCCACCATGCATGAGCGCGCCAACTGCGAGTCGAAGATCAGGATCAACCCGAAGCTCCGGCTGGCCGCGCAGTGGCACACCAACGACGTGCTGAACAACCGCGCCCTCAACGACGACCTCGGCTCGGACGGTTCGACCGTCGCCGACCGCGCCCGCAATGCGGGATACGCCGGACCGGTCGCCCAAACGGTGGCGATCAACCCGGCGCTGGCGATCAACGGCGTCGAGATCCTGAACCAGTGGTGGTACCGCCCGGACTATCACGCCATCATGTTCGACTGCTCCAATGTCGACATCGGGGTGTGGTCGGCGAACAGCCTGGACCGCAGTGTCGTCGTCGCGGTCTACGGCAAGGGCGACGGCGCTGAGCCGGTGACGGCCCCGCCGCGCCAGTTCGGGCAGCGGCCGCCGAATCACCCCAGGTAG
- a CDS encoding CAP domain-containing protein: protein MTPRTVAVTMPITLLTTLAVVAAPGAAADNKRLNDSIVANVHTMMMKAGCADDLDIEPMVRVNPKLRLAAQWHANDVLNNHALNGDIGSDGSTVADRARAAGYEGEVAETTAINPALAINGIEILNQWFYRPDYHATMSNCANVDIGVWSENSLNRSVLVAVYGHGDAAGPVTAPGRVAGAR, encoded by the coding sequence CTGACCCCACGCACGGTCGCGGTAACGATGCCGATCACACTCCTGACGACACTGGCCGTCGTGGCCGCCCCCGGTGCGGCCGCGGACAACAAGCGTCTCAACGACAGCATCGTCGCCAACGTGCACACCATGATGATGAAGGCCGGTTGCGCCGACGATCTCGACATCGAACCCATGGTGCGGGTCAACCCGAAGCTGCGGTTGGCCGCGCAGTGGCACGCCAACGACGTGCTGAACAACCACGCGCTCAACGGCGACATCGGCTCGGACGGTTCGACCGTGGCCGACCGGGCGCGGGCGGCCGGCTACGAGGGCGAGGTCGCCGAGACCACCGCCATCAACCCGGCGCTGGCCATCAACGGCATCGAGATCCTCAACCAGTGGTTCTATCGGCCGGACTACCACGCCACCATGTCCAATTGCGCCAACGTCGACATCGGGGTGTGGTCGGAGAACAGCCTGAACCGCAGCGTGCTGGTCGCGGTGTACGGCCACGGCGATGCGGCCGGACCGGTCACGGCGCCGGGGCGGGTGGCCGGCGCGCGCTAA